The Brassica oleracea var. oleracea cultivar TO1000 chromosome C6, BOL, whole genome shotgun sequence genome includes a region encoding these proteins:
- the LOC106296765 gene encoding protein NDH-DEPENDENT CYCLIC ELECTRON FLOW 5 — translation MALSHSTVVSHGCTLPLCRYSKLRLLSSPSLPLHFNKTVKRLESFHLPPPSAAAAASSYFPIDVEYLKREFSGHGATFEDIGETCVAKLKLDNGSSANVTLTRGMVTSYKVKVWHGGKVELLHTWVEQEEEEEVVIRGGVSSAFSSSDDTEEWSLHGITGDSENCVQVELRRSDKKIKDIEMKQIITLRGDTLSIELCVTNKGVSPISIKGCSLVSYLTVSTPEATYAVGLEGSDFVETTPFLPRFGLVQGEEEDKYGLSGEEESNYKQLSEEMSRIYTLAPSSFTIIDRGRRNSVVVGREGFEEVYMYSPGSKLESYTKSAYVCIGPSSLLNPISLDPGCVWRGVLHLHNPNS, via the exons ATGGCTCTGTCTCATTCCACGGTTGTTTCACATGGTTGTACTCTTCCTTTGTGTAGATACTCAAAGCTTCGGCTTCTGAGCTCACCTTCTTTGCCACTTCATTTCAATAAAACCGTAAAGAGATTAGAATCTTTCCACCTTCCACCTCCATCAGCTGCAGCAGCTGCTTCATCCTACTTTCCTATCGACGTTGAGTATCTCAAGCGAGAGTTCTCTGGCCATGGAGCCACTTTCGAGGATATTG GTGAGACTTGTGTTGCCAAACTGAAACTAGACAACGGAAGTTCAGCCAATGTGACGCTGACACGTGGCATGGTAACATCGTACAAAGTCAAAGTCTGGCACGGAGGCAAAGTGGAGCTTCTCCACACATGGGTGGAGCAAGAAGAAGAAGAAGAAGTAGTGATAAGAGGAGGTGTTTCATCAGCATTTAGTTCATCAGATGACACTGAAGAATGGAGTCTCCATGGGATCACTGGAGATTCAGAGAATTGTGTTCAGGTGGAACTGAGAAGAAGTGACAAGAAGATCAAAGATATTGAAATGAAACAGATTATAACTCTGAGAGGAGACACATTAAGTATTGAGCTTTGTGTGACAAACAAAGGAGTTTCACCGATCAGTATCAAAGGCTGTTCACTTGTAAGTTATCTGACAGTGAGCACACCAGAAGCTACCTATGCAGTTGGGCTGGAAGGTTCAGATTTTGTTGAGACAACTCCTTTTCTTCCTCGTTTCGGGTTGGTTCAAGGAGAAGAAGAAGATAAATATGGGTTGAGTGGGGAAGAAGAGAGCAACTACAAACAGTTGAGTGAAGAGATGAGTAGGATTTACACACTTGCTCCAAGTAGCTTCACTATTATTGACAGG GGAAGAAGGAACTCAGTGGTAGTGGGAAGAGAAGGGTTTGAGGAAGTGTATATGTACAGCCCTGGTTCCAAACTTGAGAGTTACACAAAGTCTGCTTATGTCTGTATTGGACCATCTTCATTGCTAAACCCAATATCTTTGGATCCTGGTTGTGTTTGGAGAGGCGTGTTGCATCTCCACAATCCTAATTCTTGA
- the LOC106298922 gene encoding uncharacterized protein LOC106298922 has translation MVFNSAAVVAVADVSTETWQLMWRIPSSQRINTRQLVDMAVCYPMYQLSRLVLCLWTFMCLPPDDSFYSYTYHESQSSSSSSLSDDADDEDRLAFEHNLYHNHRVYDSDDDRSSSSSYDDYYNQYSHYD, from the coding sequence ATGGTGTTCAACAGTGCGGCGGTTGTGGCCGTCGCCGACGTCTCAACGGAGACGTGGCAGCTGATGTGGAGGATACCGTCGTCGCAGAGGATCAACACAAGGCAGCTAGTGGACATGGCGGTTTGCTACCCGATGTATCAGTTGAGTCGTTTGGTTCTCTGTTTATGGACTTTTATGTGTCTCCCTCCTGATGATTCCTTCTACTCCTACACCTACCACGAATCTCAATCCTCTTCTTCTTCTTCTTTATCTGATGATGCTGATGATGAAGATCGGCTTGCTTTTGAGCATAATCTCTATCATAATCATCGTGTTTATGATTCTGATGATGATCGATCTTCTTCTTCTTCGTATGATGACTATTACAATCAATACTCTCATTATGATTGA